The following coding sequences lie in one Corynebacterium humireducens NBRC 106098 = DSM 45392 genomic window:
- a CDS encoding sensor histidine kinase, with amino-acid sequence MSAVLAFLLGVAVTGVAFPALNWARKRIVRHRSSATLEDNQVTTVGQVLHLAIQGSPTGVTVVDRGGEVILSNARAHEMALVHDRTLNEQVWQVAGEVFADKESRTLDLSMPYRRTGNRVFSVRALVKPLTLVDDRFVIIYGTDESENVRMESARRDFVANVSHELKTPVGGMALLAEALLEEVDDPEHVMYFGQRLHKEAHRMAGMINELISLSKLQGAEPLPEMEPVSVDDIIDEAFTRNQVAADNADITLTKGADSGVFVMGDKSLLVTAVSNLISNAINYSPQSVPVSVSQKVANADVVLIRVTDRGIGISPEDQKRVFERFFRVDKARSRSTGGTGLGLAIVKHVVANHGGNIKVWSRPGTGSTFTIELPIHHPDPAPAAMTATGQDDEAPSTGTLRQAVSRVATRRKDKAS; translated from the coding sequence GTGTCCGCCGTTCTCGCGTTCCTGTTGGGCGTCGCCGTCACCGGCGTCGCCTTTCCGGCGTTGAACTGGGCACGTAAGCGGATAGTCCGCCACCGTTCCTCGGCCACGCTCGAGGACAACCAGGTCACCACCGTCGGCCAGGTCCTGCACCTGGCCATCCAGGGTTCCCCCACGGGCGTCACCGTCGTCGACCGCGGCGGTGAGGTGATCCTGTCGAACGCCCGCGCCCACGAGATGGCCCTCGTCCACGACCGCACCCTCAACGAGCAGGTGTGGCAGGTGGCGGGGGAGGTCTTCGCGGACAAGGAGTCCCGCACGCTCGACCTCTCCATGCCCTACCGGCGCACGGGCAACCGCGTCTTCTCGGTGCGCGCACTGGTCAAGCCGTTGACGCTCGTCGACGACCGCTTCGTCATCATCTACGGCACCGACGAGAGTGAGAACGTGCGCATGGAGTCCGCCCGCCGTGACTTCGTGGCGAACGTCTCGCACGAACTCAAGACCCCGGTCGGCGGCATGGCGCTGCTGGCCGAGGCCCTCCTGGAGGAGGTCGACGACCCGGAGCACGTCATGTACTTCGGGCAGCGCCTGCACAAGGAGGCCCACCGCATGGCGGGCATGATCAACGAGCTCATCTCGCTGTCGAAGCTGCAGGGAGCGGAGCCGCTGCCGGAGATGGAGCCCGTCTCCGTCGACGACATCATCGACGAGGCCTTCACCCGCAACCAGGTCGCCGCCGACAACGCGGACATCACCCTCACCAAGGGCGCCGACTCCGGCGTCTTCGTCATGGGTGACAAATCCCTGCTGGTCACCGCGGTGTCGAACCTCATCTCCAACGCCATCAACTACTCCCCGCAGTCGGTGCCGGTCTCAGTGTCGCAGAAGGTGGCGAACGCGGACGTCGTGCTCATCCGCGTCACCGACCGGGGCATCGGCATCTCCCCCGAGGACCAGAAGCGCGTGTTCGAGCGTTTCTTCCGCGTCGACAAGGCGCGTTCCCGTTCGACGGGTGGCACCGGTCTGGGGCTGGCGATCGTCAAACACGTGGTGGCGAATCACGGCGGTAACATCAAGGTGTGGTCCCGTCCGGGTACGGGATCCACATTCACCATCGAACTTCCGATTCACCATCCCGACCCCGCGCCGGCCGCGATGACGGCGACGGGGCAGGATGATGAGGCACCATCCACCGGAACACTGCGTCAGGCGGTGTCCCGGGTGGCGACACGTCGAAAGGACAAAGCATCATGA
- a CDS encoding response regulator transcription factor has product MTTTILIVEDEESLADPLAFLLRKEGFEVIIAGDGPTALVEFERNDIDIVLLDLMLPGMSGTDVCKQLRTTSSVPVIMVTARDSEIDKVVGLELGADDYVTKPYSSRELIARIRAVLRRGADTDNAADDVEEQILEGGRVRMDVERHTVTVAGEPVPMPLKEFDLLEYLLRNSGRVLTRGQLIDRIWGADYVGDTKTLDVHVKRLRSKIEEEPSRPKHLVTVRGLGYKFEA; this is encoded by the coding sequence ATGACGACGACCATCCTCATCGTCGAGGACGAAGAGTCTCTCGCCGATCCGTTGGCGTTCCTCCTGCGCAAGGAGGGCTTCGAGGTGATCATCGCCGGCGACGGTCCGACGGCGCTGGTGGAGTTCGAGAGGAACGACATCGACATCGTGCTGCTCGACCTCATGCTGCCGGGCATGTCCGGCACCGACGTGTGCAAGCAGCTGCGCACGACCTCCTCCGTCCCGGTCATCATGGTCACCGCGCGTGACTCCGAGATCGACAAGGTCGTCGGCCTCGAGCTGGGCGCGGACGACTACGTGACCAAGCCGTACTCCTCCCGTGAGCTCATCGCCCGCATCCGTGCGGTGCTGCGCCGTGGTGCGGACACCGACAACGCCGCCGACGACGTGGAGGAGCAGATCCTCGAGGGGGGCCGCGTCCGCATGGACGTCGAGCGCCACACCGTCACCGTCGCCGGGGAGCCGGTGCCGATGCCGCTCAAGGAGTTCGACCTCCTGGAGTACCTCCTGCGCAACTCCGGCCGGGTGCTCACCCGTGGCCAGCTCATCGACCGCATCTGGGGCGCCGACTATGTCGGGGACACCAAGACCCTCGACGTGCACGTGAAGCGCCTGCGCTCCAAGATCGAGGAGGAGCCCTCCCGACCGAAGCACCTGGTCACCGTCCGCGGCCTGGGCTACAAGTTCGAGGCCTGA
- a CDS encoding ABC transporter permease: protein MRGRLAPVLRVSRRSLHAHRGRLALTFLSVVLGTAFIAGSLLLTSSLARSFDDILDAGVDGVDVGLVGSSSSPQGVPFSVIDEVRAWPDVRAVNVIGDGPGLPTGTRSAGASGIIVVGPDGTPLQAGSSGAHPFAAYPFREIVGPVPSILEGRWPITPDEVMVNANAVRRAGLEVGDRLLVISPQERLDVRLVGVYESPRETTGWIGVMFTPDAYLSSFTEGDFASQVVISVEPGTDPMDVRNRLGLTYRGLTPLLPEQIIERMTDDRLQQLEFVRYILVIFGAVALFIGSLNIVNTFAMVVGQRTREFALLRSLGVSTVQVAVSVILEAALVGLAGSVVGVALAVAFVSVLLAVFAATGGELATLPMVWPAEAFVIPLLFGVVITMAASLAPARRAAMLPPVQSFDLSDTRTSRVPRLKLLLAGAVTSLSALLILGAAYISSVNDRVLSVDLRLSLIALGLVLGLWSLVLAGPTLVAAVGLTLGRILTLPLGIVGTIARQNAVRNPRRSATSALALALGVGLVAGVGTVGASARASVSGAIESTITAPFVLDSLGGGSVQGRASNSSGLFLPPEIREVTDQVKGVAETGTLMSAPLQADNWNHRTTTVLDNDFSLFMDLGVTSGALSDGSAPAAALSAEYSEQNNLRVGDYIPLTVHEGVEENAIWIPVTAIYQETALLGHIAVSWAAAEAVLDNAAAQVNRQSVFVTSDGSVPATQLRRNLDAAMSPLLVVQVKSNSEYSTALGTQINQLLLIIYSLLALAVVIATLGIINTLLLSVAERVREIGTLRAIGLQRGDIRRIIEVESLIITVHGAVVGVVAGTAAGWAAVRVLAVKGLTVQEVPWPAIMLMVGAAVVVGILASIVPAVKAAAIPPLEAIER from the coding sequence ATGAGGGGTCGCCTGGCTCCGGTCCTCCGCGTCTCCAGGCGCTCCCTCCATGCCCACCGGGGCCGACTGGCCCTGACCTTCCTGTCCGTCGTCCTGGGTACCGCGTTCATCGCCGGGTCGCTGCTGCTCACCTCGTCGCTGGCACGCTCCTTCGACGACATCCTCGACGCCGGCGTCGACGGCGTCGACGTCGGGCTCGTGGGCAGCTCCTCCTCCCCGCAGGGGGTGCCCTTCTCCGTCATCGACGAGGTCCGCGCCTGGCCGGACGTCCGCGCCGTCAACGTCATCGGTGACGGCCCCGGCCTGCCGACGGGCACCCGCTCCGCCGGCGCCTCCGGCATCATCGTCGTCGGCCCGGACGGCACCCCCCTGCAGGCCGGCTCCTCGGGCGCCCACCCGTTCGCGGCCTACCCGTTCCGGGAGATCGTCGGCCCCGTCCCGTCGATCCTCGAGGGCCGCTGGCCCATCACCCCCGACGAGGTGATGGTCAACGCGAACGCCGTCCGGCGGGCCGGACTGGAGGTCGGTGACCGGCTGCTGGTCATCAGCCCCCAGGAGCGTCTCGACGTCCGCCTCGTCGGCGTCTACGAGTCCCCCCGGGAGACGACCGGCTGGATCGGGGTGATGTTCACCCCGGACGCCTACCTGTCCTCCTTCACGGAGGGGGACTTCGCGTCGCAGGTCGTCATCTCGGTGGAGCCGGGCACCGACCCCATGGACGTGCGCAACCGCCTGGGGCTCACCTACCGGGGGCTGACCCCCCTGCTCCCCGAGCAGATCATCGAGCGCATGACCGACGACCGTCTCCAGCAGCTGGAGTTCGTGCGCTACATCCTGGTGATCTTCGGCGCGGTGGCGTTGTTCATCGGGTCCCTCAACATCGTCAACACCTTCGCGATGGTCGTCGGCCAGCGCACCCGCGAGTTCGCCCTCCTCCGTTCCCTCGGGGTGTCCACCGTGCAGGTGGCGGTGAGCGTCATCCTGGAGGCGGCGCTCGTCGGCCTGGCCGGTTCGGTCGTAGGCGTCGCTCTGGCGGTGGCGTTCGTCTCGGTGCTGCTGGCGGTGTTCGCGGCCACCGGCGGGGAGCTGGCGACGCTGCCGATGGTGTGGCCGGCCGAGGCTTTTGTCATTCCCCTGCTCTTCGGCGTGGTCATCACGATGGCGGCCTCCCTCGCCCCCGCCCGGCGCGCCGCCATGCTGCCGCCGGTGCAGTCCTTCGACCTCTCCGACACCCGCACCTCCCGCGTCCCCCGGCTCAAGCTCCTCCTGGCGGGGGCGGTGACGTCGCTCAGCGCGCTGCTCATCCTCGGTGCGGCGTACATCAGCTCGGTGAACGACCGGGTGCTCTCGGTGGACCTGCGGCTGTCCCTCATCGCCCTCGGCCTGGTCCTCGGCCTGTGGTCCCTGGTGCTCGCCGGACCGACCCTCGTCGCGGCCGTCGGCCTGACGCTCGGGCGGATCCTCACCCTCCCCCTGGGAATCGTGGGCACCATCGCCCGGCAGAACGCGGTGCGCAACCCCCGCCGTTCGGCGACCTCCGCCCTGGCCCTGGCCCTGGGGGTCGGGCTCGTCGCCGGGGTGGGCACCGTCGGCGCCTCCGCGAGGGCGAGCGTGTCCGGTGCCATCGAGTCGACGATCACGGCCCCCTTCGTCCTCGACAGCCTCGGCGGCGGCTCCGTGCAGGGCCGCGCGAGCAACAGCAGCGGCCTCTTCCTCCCGCCCGAGATCCGGGAGGTGACCGACCAGGTGAAGGGCGTCGCGGAGACCGGCACCCTCATGTCCGCGCCGCTCCAGGCCGACAACTGGAATCACCGCACCACCACCGTGCTCGACAACGACTTCTCGCTGTTCATGGACCTCGGTGTCACCAGCGGCGCGCTGAGCGACGGGTCCGCCCCGGCCGCCGCCCTGTCCGCCGAGTACTCGGAGCAGAACAACCTCCGCGTCGGCGACTACATCCCCCTGACCGTCCACGAGGGCGTCGAGGAGAACGCCATCTGGATCCCCGTGACGGCCATCTACCAGGAGACCGCCCTGCTCGGCCACATCGCGGTGAGCTGGGCCGCCGCCGAGGCGGTGCTGGACAACGCCGCGGCCCAGGTGAACCGCCAGTCGGTGTTCGTCACCTCCGACGGCTCCGTGCCCGCCACGCAGCTGCGCCGCAACCTCGACGCCGCGATGTCCCCGCTGCTGGTCGTCCAGGTGAAGTCGAACTCGGAGTACAGCACCGCGCTGGGCACCCAGATCAACCAGCTGCTGCTCATCATCTACTCGCTGCTCGCGCTGGCGGTGGTGATCGCGACGCTGGGCATCATCAACACGCTGCTGCTCTCCGTGGCGGAACGTGTCCGCGAGATCGGCACGCTCCGCGCCATCGGGCTGCAGCGCGGCGACATCCGGCGCATCATCGAGGTCGAGTCGCTCATCATCACCGTGCACGGCGCGGTGGTGGGCGTCGTCGCGGGCACGGCCGCCGGCTGGGCCGCCGTGCGGGTGCTCGCCGTGAAGGGTCTGACGGTGCAGGAGGTCCCCTGGCCCGCCATCATGCTCATGGTGGGGGCGGCGGTGGTCGTCGGCATCCTGGCCTCGATCGTCCCCGCCGTGAAGGCGGCCGCCATCCCCCCGCTCGAGGCCATTGAGAGGTGA
- a CDS encoding Ppx/GppA phosphatase family protein, translating into MRLGVLDVGSNTVHMVAVDARNGGHPTPMSDWKTSLRLVELIDGDGAIGDKGVKRLTRAVAEAADLAKTLGCQEVMSFATSAVRSATNSDEVLDSVEGDTGVRLEVLSGEDEARLTFLAVRRWYGWSAGRITNLDIGGGSLELSTGSDETPDVAISLDLGAGRLTHQWFDTDPPERKKINLLRDYIDAELTEPARQMRAYGTAGLAVGTSKTFRTLARLTGAAPSAEGPYIKRTLTAPGLRQLIAFISRMTAADRAELEGISSDRSHQIVAGALVAEASMRALGLEKIEICPWALREGVILRRIDKGLDPIPEERK; encoded by the coding sequence GTGCGACTAGGTGTATTGGACGTGGGCAGTAACACTGTCCACATGGTGGCGGTTGATGCCCGGAACGGTGGTCACCCGACCCCGATGAGCGACTGGAAGACCAGCCTGCGACTCGTCGAGCTCATCGACGGCGACGGCGCCATCGGTGACAAGGGTGTCAAGAGGCTGACGAGGGCCGTGGCTGAGGCCGCGGACCTCGCGAAGACCCTCGGATGTCAGGAGGTCATGTCCTTCGCGACGTCGGCGGTCCGTTCGGCGACGAACTCCGACGAGGTCCTCGACTCCGTCGAGGGGGACACGGGCGTGCGCCTCGAGGTTCTCTCCGGCGAGGACGAGGCCCGGCTGACCTTCCTCGCGGTGCGCCGCTGGTACGGCTGGTCCGCCGGCCGCATCACCAACCTGGACATCGGCGGCGGCTCCCTCGAGCTGTCCACCGGCTCCGACGAGACCCCCGACGTCGCGATCTCCCTCGACCTCGGCGCCGGTCGACTCACCCACCAGTGGTTCGACACCGACCCGCCGGAGCGCAAGAAGATCAACCTGCTGCGCGACTACATCGACGCCGAGCTCACCGAACCCGCCCGTCAGATGCGCGCCTACGGCACCGCCGGACTGGCCGTCGGAACGTCGAAGACCTTCCGCACCCTCGCCCGCCTCACCGGCGCCGCACCCAGCGCCGAGGGCCCCTACATCAAGCGCACCCTGACCGCACCGGGTCTGCGCCAGCTCATCGCCTTCATCTCGCGCATGACCGCCGCCGACCGCGCGGAGCTCGAGGGCATCAGTTCGGACCGTTCGCACCAGATCGTCGCCGGTGCGCTCGTCGCCGAGGCCAGCATGCGTGCCCTCGGCCTGGAGAAGATCGAGATCTGCCCGTGGGCGCTGCGCGAGGGCGTCATCCTCCGTCGCATCGACAAGGGGCTCGACCCGATCCCTGAGGAAAGGAAGTGA
- the proC gene encoding pyrroline-5-carboxylate reductase, whose translation MTKIVVIGGGKIGEALISGLVNAGVSPQSITVTGRRPERGEELRERYGVRDSTDNRQAAEDADVVFLCVKPKMILDVLGEISGAIEENDVTTVLVSMAAGVTLSAMEDAVVAGTPVVRVMPNTPMLVGRGMNAIATGRFVTPEQLEQVQELLSVVGEVLPVAESDMDAVTALAGSSPAYFFLVAEALIDAGVSLGLTRDVAEKLVVTSAAGAGIMLSESGQDPATLRANVSSPAGTTVAALRELEESGIRGAFFRATEACAQRSEELGNTL comes from the coding sequence ATGACGAAAATTGTGGTTATCGGAGGAGGCAAGATCGGCGAGGCGCTGATCTCGGGTCTTGTCAACGCGGGTGTCTCCCCGCAGTCGATCACGGTCACCGGCCGTCGCCCCGAGCGTGGCGAGGAGCTGCGTGAGCGTTACGGCGTGCGTGACTCGACCGACAACCGGCAGGCCGCCGAGGACGCCGACGTGGTGTTCCTGTGTGTGAAGCCGAAGATGATCCTCGATGTGCTGGGGGAGATCAGCGGGGCGATCGAGGAGAATGACGTCACCACCGTGCTGGTGTCCATGGCGGCCGGTGTGACGCTGTCCGCGATGGAGGACGCCGTCGTCGCGGGTACCCCCGTCGTGCGTGTCATGCCGAACACCCCGATGCTCGTGGGTCGTGGCATGAACGCCATCGCGACGGGACGGTTCGTCACCCCCGAGCAGCTGGAGCAGGTGCAGGAGCTCCTCTCGGTCGTCGGTGAGGTCCTGCCGGTCGCGGAGTCGGACATGGACGCCGTCACGGCGCTGGCGGGCTCCTCGCCCGCGTACTTCTTCCTCGTGGCGGAGGCGCTCATCGACGCCGGCGTCTCCCTCGGACTCACCCGTGACGTCGCGGAGAAGCTGGTGGTCACCTCCGCTGCGGGGGCGGGGATCATGCTGTCGGAGTCCGGGCAGGACCCGGCGACGCTGCGGGCCAACGTGTCCTCCCCGGCGGGCACGACGGTGGCGGCGCTGCGGGAACTGGAGGAGTCCGGCATCCGGGGGGCCTTCTTCCGGGCGACGGAGGCCTGCGCGCAGCGTTCGGAGGAGCTCGGGAACACCCTCTGA
- a CDS encoding helix-turn-helix domain-containing protein, with product MTNADKGTFLTVAEVAEIMRVSKMTVYRLVHSGDLPAVRVGRSFRVHEKAVDDYLDSSYYEVG from the coding sequence ATGACTAATGCAGACAAGGGCACCTTTCTCACGGTTGCGGAGGTCGCGGAGATCATGCGCGTCTCGAAGATGACCGTGTACCGGCTGGTTCACTCCGGTGACCTGCCGGCGGTCCGCGTGGGCCGTTCCTTCCGTGTTCACGAGAAGGCGGTCGACGATTACCTCGACTCCTCGTACTACGAGGTCGGTTAA
- a CDS encoding 30S ribosomal protein bS22, producing MGSVIKKRRKRMSKKKHRKMLRRTRVQRRKLGK from the coding sequence ATGGGTTCTGTCATCAAGAAGCGCCGCAAGCGCATGTCCAAGAAGAAGCACCGCAAGATGCTGCGTCGTACCCGCGTCCAGCGTAGGAAGCTGGGCAAGTAG
- a CDS encoding HAD-IB family hydrolase — MSPSHPDPLFPGTPAEFLASWSATRGNLRRFLEDRALPPIDEESQRTAGEAAAAAAVQETFGIELDAFSSGVDSVSGSIEAAGGLHISVPDPDIPQDVGAAAFFDVDNTLIQGSSLIVFAMGLARRKYFRLSEILPIAWKQIKFRVTGSENAADVAEGRNQALEFIRGRRVDELVELCEDIVDSSMIDKAWPATRELARMHLNAGHQVWLVSATPVQLAQILARRFGFTGALGTVAEVEDGRFTGRLVGDILHGPGKKHAVAALAAIEQLDLQRCTAYSDSINDIPMLSMVGTAVAINPDTKLRKEAARRGWQVRDYRSVRRAIRTFGLPALFTAAASLGSWRVFRRRPTPHQQ; from the coding sequence GTGAGCCCCTCCCACCCGGATCCCCTGTTCCCCGGAACGCCTGCGGAGTTCCTCGCCAGCTGGAGCGCCACCCGAGGCAACCTCCGGCGCTTCCTCGAGGACCGCGCCCTGCCGCCCATCGACGAGGAGTCGCAGCGCACCGCCGGCGAGGCCGCCGCGGCAGCCGCCGTCCAGGAGACCTTCGGCATCGAGCTCGACGCCTTCTCCTCGGGCGTCGACTCCGTCTCCGGCTCCATCGAGGCCGCCGGCGGCCTCCACATCTCCGTGCCGGACCCCGACATCCCGCAGGACGTCGGCGCCGCCGCCTTCTTCGACGTGGACAACACCCTCATCCAGGGTTCCTCCCTGATCGTGTTCGCCATGGGACTGGCCCGCCGGAAGTACTTCCGCCTCTCCGAGATACTCCCGATCGCCTGGAAGCAGATCAAGTTCCGCGTCACCGGCTCCGAGAACGCCGCCGACGTCGCGGAGGGCCGCAACCAGGCCCTCGAGTTCATCCGGGGCAGGCGTGTCGACGAGCTCGTGGAACTGTGCGAGGACATCGTCGACTCCTCCATGATCGACAAGGCCTGGCCCGCCACCCGCGAACTGGCCCGCATGCACCTCAACGCCGGCCACCAGGTGTGGCTGGTGTCGGCCACCCCCGTCCAGCTCGCCCAGATCCTGGCGCGGCGTTTCGGGTTCACCGGGGCGCTGGGCACCGTCGCCGAGGTCGAGGACGGCCGCTTCACCGGCCGCCTCGTCGGCGACATCCTCCACGGGCCCGGCAAGAAGCACGCCGTCGCCGCCCTGGCCGCCATCGAGCAGCTCGACCTGCAGCGCTGCACCGCCTACTCGGACTCCATCAACGACATCCCCATGCTGTCGATGGTCGGCACGGCCGTGGCCATCAACCCCGACACGAAGCTGCGCAAGGAGGCCGCGCGCCGCGGCTGGCAGGTCCGGGACTACCGTTCGGTGCGCCGTGCGATCCGCACCTTCGGGCTGCCCGCCCTGTTCACCGCGGCGGCCAGCCTGGGTTCTTGGCGGGTGTTCCGGAGGCGTCCGACTCCGCACCAGCAGTAG
- a CDS encoding glutaredoxin family protein, translating into MAESVELLIRTTCGSCARVEKQITPVVEAAGLVLDVVNVDEDRGLKLEFGDRVPVVLVDGDEFACWEVDSEELAAALA; encoded by the coding sequence ATGGCGGAGTCGGTGGAGCTGTTGATCCGGACGACGTGTGGCTCGTGCGCGCGCGTCGAGAAGCAGATCACGCCTGTCGTGGAGGCGGCGGGACTGGTGCTCGACGTGGTCAACGTCGACGAGGACCGGGGTCTGAAACTCGAGTTCGGTGACCGTGTTCCCGTGGTGCTCGTCGACGGCGACGAGTTCGCGTGCTGGGAGGTCGACAGTGAAGAACTTGCGGCGGCGCTGGCCTGA
- a CDS encoding glutamyl-tRNA reductase yields the protein MSVLVVGMSHRSAPVALLERLSMDETVRHDTTSRLVQRPSLSEAMIVSTCNRLEIYSVTNSFHSGVQDVVEVLHEISDVDIDTLRGYLYVRYADAAAEHMMVVASGLDSMVVGEQQIIGQVRTAYQEASEKGTVGQTLHRLAQTALHTGKRVHSETDIDDAGASMVSVAVDEALVHLRAENLEGRVALVLGAGAMASLAATHLGRLGVEKLVISNRTRSRAERLAEHSREAGVPADVIDFDDRASALSYVDLAVSATGADDFTITPADIPAERPRDLMLVDLSMPRDIDDAVVESEGVHLVNIERLHQTISGRGENATGHEEALAIVAEQLQEYSSEQRVRDVVPAVSALRRHAAELIESELDRLRGRTPAIDDPDFEEVSRTVRRVVDKLLHEPTVRVKQLAAESGVVSYESALQELFGLQTEAPAVAVDVADLPEGKLTTN from the coding sequence GTGAGTGTGCTCGTCGTGGGAATGTCTCACCGGTCGGCACCGGTGGCGCTGCTCGAGCGACTGAGTATGGATGAGACCGTCCGCCACGACACGACCTCACGCCTGGTGCAACGCCCCTCGCTCAGTGAGGCGATGATCGTGTCCACGTGCAACAGGCTCGAGATCTACTCGGTGACCAACTCGTTCCACTCCGGCGTCCAGGACGTCGTCGAGGTGCTCCACGAGATCTCCGACGTCGACATCGACACCCTCCGCGGCTACCTCTACGTCCGGTACGCGGACGCGGCGGCCGAGCACATGATGGTGGTCGCCTCCGGTCTCGACTCCATGGTCGTCGGCGAACAGCAGATCATCGGCCAGGTGCGCACCGCGTACCAGGAGGCCAGTGAGAAGGGCACCGTCGGACAGACGCTGCACCGCCTGGCGCAGACCGCCCTGCACACCGGCAAGCGCGTCCACTCGGAGACCGACATCGACGACGCCGGCGCCTCCATGGTCTCCGTCGCCGTCGACGAGGCCCTCGTGCACCTCCGCGCCGAGAATCTGGAGGGTCGTGTCGCCCTCGTCCTCGGCGCCGGGGCGATGGCCTCCCTGGCGGCGACGCACCTGGGCCGGCTCGGTGTGGAGAAGCTCGTCATCTCCAACCGCACCCGCAGCCGCGCGGAACGCCTCGCCGAGCACTCCCGTGAGGCGGGCGTCCCGGCCGACGTCATCGACTTCGACGACCGTGCCTCCGCCCTGTCCTACGTCGACCTCGCGGTCTCCGCGACGGGCGCCGACGACTTCACCATCACCCCCGCCGACATCCCGGCGGAGCGCCCCCGCGACCTCATGCTCGTCGACCTGTCCATGCCGCGTGACATCGACGACGCCGTCGTCGAGTCCGAGGGCGTGCACCTGGTCAACATCGAGCGCCTCCACCAGACCATCTCCGGCCGCGGCGAGAACGCCACCGGACACGAGGAGGCGCTGGCCATCGTCGCGGAGCAGCTGCAGGAGTACAGCTCCGAGCAGCGGGTCCGCGACGTCGTCCCCGCCGTGTCCGCCCTGCGCCGGCACGCCGCGGAGCTCATCGAGTCGGAACTGGACCGCCTGCGCGGGCGTACCCCGGCCATCGACGACCCCGACTTCGAGGAGGTGTCGCGGACGGTGCGCCGGGTCGTCGACAAGCTCCTCCACGAGCCGACCGTGCGCGTGAAGCAGCTCGCCGCCGAGTCCGGCGTCGTGTCCTATGAATCCGCGCTCCAGGAGCTGTTCGGCCTCCAGACCGAGGCTCCGGCCGTCGCCGTCGACGTCGCCGACCTGCCCGAGGGCAAGCTCACCACCAACTAA
- the hemC gene encoding hydroxymethylbilane synthase, translating into MTRTTLKIGTRRSNLATTQSGHMRDALIAAGYEAELHLVTTAGDVNMAPVERIGVGVFTQALREALHAGECDIAVHSFKDLPTAPDERFHLVVPVRADAREALIARDNLTLEQLPQGARVGTSAPRRISQLKAVRPDLDIRPLRGNIETRMGYVTDGELDAVVLAYAGLSRVGLGERATEVFGPDVILPAPAQGALAIECRADDEEARAAIDLLLDAAAYTCANTERIVLNRLEAGCTAPVASHSTIDADGTIHLTAGVFALDGSTQLVYEGSGTDPVTLGEAAAADLLGRGAANLIDR; encoded by the coding sequence GTGACCCGCACGACCCTGAAGATCGGTACCCGCCGCTCCAACCTCGCCACCACCCAGTCCGGGCACATGCGTGACGCCCTCATTGCCGCCGGTTACGAAGCCGAGCTGCACCTGGTGACCACCGCCGGTGACGTCAACATGGCGCCCGTCGAGCGCATCGGCGTCGGCGTGTTCACCCAGGCGCTGCGGGAGGCCCTGCACGCCGGGGAATGCGACATCGCGGTCCATTCCTTCAAGGATCTGCCCACCGCCCCGGATGAGCGTTTCCACCTCGTCGTGCCCGTGCGCGCCGACGCCCGCGAGGCCCTCATCGCCCGCGACAACCTCACCCTGGAGCAGCTGCCGCAGGGCGCCCGGGTGGGCACATCCGCGCCGCGCCGCATCTCCCAGCTCAAGGCCGTGCGTCCGGACCTGGACATCCGTCCGCTGCGCGGCAACATCGAGACCCGCATGGGCTATGTCACCGACGGGGAGCTCGACGCCGTCGTGCTGGCCTACGCCGGCCTGTCCCGCGTCGGGCTGGGGGAGCGCGCCACCGAGGTCTTCGGCCCGGACGTGATCCTGCCCGCCCCGGCCCAGGGTGCCCTGGCCATCGAGTGCCGCGCCGATGATGAGGAGGCACGCGCCGCCATCGACCTGCTTCTCGACGCCGCCGCCTACACCTGCGCGAACACCGAGCGCATCGTGCTCAACCGTCTCGAGGCCGGCTGCACCGCCCCCGTCGCCTCCCATTCGACGATCGACGCCGACGGCACCATCCACCTCACCGCGGGTGTCTTCGCCCTCGACGGCTCCACCCAGCTGGTCTACGAGGGCTCCGGCACTGATCCGGTGACCCTCGGTGAGGCTGCCGCTGCTGATCTTCTGGGCCGCGGCGCGGCGAACCTGATCGACCGTTAG